Proteins from one Thaumasiovibrio subtropicus genomic window:
- a CDS encoding IS110 family transposase yields the protein MNKCKTIGIDLAKNTFYFIMLDKQGKQVERKKLNRQQLIGYLSKLETCVIAMEACGTAHYWGRKIGQLGHSVVLLPAQHVKGYLRGQKNDYNDAKAIAEACQHGAIRPVAVKSLAQQDDQTFLLMRQHVSSDRKRLINHVRGLLAEYGVVLARGSQVLRKSLPFILEDVENGLTDEFRALLFRQYTQLERLDEELQWYDERLAEKVKQKDVCQRLIKVPGIGPVVSFSLRAWMGSGEQFKRGRDASAALGLVPKQFSTGGREVLLGITKRGNQQLRSFVVHGARAVVSRADGKTDRLSQWILRLVERRGFNKAVVALANKIIRIAWVIICRGESYKAPAAV from the coding sequence ATGAATAAGTGTAAAACCATTGGTATCGATTTAGCAAAGAATACTTTTTACTTCATCATGTTGGACAAACAGGGTAAGCAAGTTGAGAGAAAGAAATTAAATCGACAACAGCTCATTGGCTATCTCTCGAAGCTAGAGACTTGTGTCATTGCGATGGAAGCATGCGGTACAGCGCATTACTGGGGACGAAAAATAGGCCAGCTAGGGCACTCTGTTGTATTACTTCCCGCTCAGCATGTGAAAGGCTATTTACGAGGCCAAAAGAATGACTATAACGATGCAAAGGCCATCGCAGAAGCGTGTCAGCACGGTGCGATTCGCCCCGTTGCGGTCAAATCCCTAGCGCAGCAAGACGACCAAACTTTTTTGCTCATGCGTCAACACGTGAGTAGTGACAGAAAGCGCTTAATCAATCATGTGAGAGGGTTGCTGGCGGAGTATGGGGTAGTGCTGGCGAGAGGAAGTCAGGTATTGCGTAAATCGCTGCCTTTTATTCTAGAAGATGTTGAGAACGGCTTAACCGACGAATTTCGAGCGCTTTTATTCAGGCAATACACACAACTCGAAAGGCTTGACGAAGAGCTACAGTGGTACGACGAAAGGTTGGCCGAAAAAGTGAAGCAAAAAGACGTTTGTCAGCGTTTGATAAAAGTGCCAGGTATTGGTCCCGTGGTGAGTTTTTCCTTAAGAGCCTGGATGGGAAGTGGTGAGCAATTTAAACGAGGGCGTGATGCGTCAGCAGCCTTAGGTTTAGTGCCCAAGCAATTTAGCACGGGAGGTCGAGAGGTATTGCTTGGCATTACAAAGCGAGGGAATCAGCAGTTAAGGTCATTCGTGGTTCATGGTGCAAGAGCGGTTGTGAGTCGAGCCGATGGCAAAACAGACAGGCTTAGTCAATGGATATTGCGGCTGGTTGAAAGGCGAGGTTTTAACAAGGCTGTGGTGGCGCTGGCGAATAAGATAATCCGTATCGCGTGGGTCATTATCTGTCGAGGAGAAAGCTATAAAGCGCCAGCGGCGGTTTAA
- a CDS encoding glutamate-5-semialdehyde dehydrogenase, producing MDLITMGQAAQQAAFELATASTAQKNKALLIIADELEANAETILAANAKDLTAAEAAGIPAAMLDRLMLNTERLQGIADDVRNVVALPDPVGEELDGRILENGMKLVRRRVPLGVVGVIYEARPNVTIDIAALCLKTGNASILRGGKETFHSNMALVAVIQTALEKAALPMASVQYISRPDRELVSQLLKMDQYVDMIIPRGGAGLHQMCKENSTIPVIIGGFGISHIYVDKSADLPRALDVVDNSKTQRPSACNALDTLLVDRAVAAEFLPLLTSRMNEKSVTLVATEEAFGLLEGKADTLRLAEAGDFDTEWLSFTLGIKLVDGVEEAVTHMREHNASHSDAVLTNDIGVAERFVNAAGSAAVYVNASTRFTDGAQFGLGAEVAVSTQKLHARGPMGLTELTSYKWVGQADYLIRS from the coding sequence GTGGATCTGATTACTATGGGGCAAGCCGCCCAACAAGCCGCTTTTGAACTTGCCACTGCTTCAACCGCTCAGAAAAACAAAGCACTGTTGATTATTGCGGATGAACTGGAAGCAAATGCGGAGACCATTCTCGCGGCCAATGCGAAAGATTTAACAGCAGCAGAGGCGGCTGGGATCCCCGCAGCAATGCTCGATCGTTTAATGTTGAACACTGAGCGTTTGCAAGGCATTGCTGACGATGTCCGTAATGTTGTTGCATTGCCTGACCCTGTCGGTGAAGAGCTCGATGGACGTATCCTTGAAAATGGGATGAAGCTGGTACGTCGCCGCGTCCCTTTAGGTGTGGTTGGTGTGATTTACGAAGCGCGCCCGAATGTCACTATCGACATTGCAGCGCTTTGTTTAAAAACAGGTAATGCGAGTATCCTTCGTGGCGGTAAAGAGACCTTTCATTCCAACATGGCGCTGGTGGCGGTGATTCAAACCGCTCTTGAGAAAGCCGCGCTACCGATGGCATCTGTCCAGTATATCAGTCGCCCTGATCGTGAGCTGGTTTCCCAGTTGCTCAAAATGGATCAATATGTCGACATGATTATTCCGCGCGGCGGTGCAGGCTTACATCAGATGTGTAAGGAAAATAGCACCATCCCCGTCATCATTGGCGGGTTTGGAATAAGCCATATTTATGTCGATAAAAGTGCAGATTTGCCACGCGCTTTAGACGTAGTGGATAACAGTAAGACGCAACGTCCGTCGGCATGTAATGCGCTCGATACCCTTTTGGTCGATCGCGCTGTCGCCGCAGAGTTCTTACCGCTGCTGACTAGCCGTATGAATGAAAAATCTGTGACCCTCGTTGCGACTGAAGAGGCATTTGGGCTGCTAGAGGGTAAGGCAGATACCTTGCGTCTCGCCGAAGCGGGAGATTTTGATACAGAGTGGCTCAGCTTTACCTTGGGCATCAAACTGGTTGATGGTGTCGAAGAAGCAGTGACGCACATGCGAGAGCATAATGCGAGCCACTCGGATGCCGTATTGACGAATGATATTGGGGTTGCAGAACGTTTCGTGAATGCAGCTGGGTCTGCGGCCGTTTATGTTAATGCGTCTACACGTTTTACCGATGGCGCTCAGTTTGGCCTGGGTGCCGAAGTCGCGGTGTCTACTCAAAAACTGCATGCACGAGGCCCGATGGGGTTAACGGAGCTGACGAGTTACAAGTGGGTGGGTCAAGCTGACTATTTAATTCGCAGTTAG